A genomic stretch from Coffea eugenioides isolate CCC68of unplaced genomic scaffold, Ceug_1.0 ScVebR1_2782;HRSCAF=3876, whole genome shotgun sequence includes:
- the LOC113757153 gene encoding probable carboxylesterase 12 produces MASNSTEILHEFSPLMRVYKGGRVERLAGKDIVAASVDQETGVESKDVQISPELDISGRLYLPKKAKQGTKLPLLVYFHGGGFFVESAFSPFYHTYLNAVVAEADVVAVSVNYRLAPEHPLPTAFEDSWIALQWVASHLNGEGPEAWLRGYADFDRVFLGGDSAGGNIAHNMALKVGLEKLKGVNVEGIFLNCPYFWGKEPVGSEATRLEKKGHLSFWDKSYVEAAWHFVYPNTTGLDDPLLNPVMEPNLSRLGCRRVLVCVAEQDILKDRGWFYKEALEKSEWAGDVEVVDVAGEDHVFNLFFPKGENALSLLKKLASFIGRNGV; encoded by the coding sequence ATGGCCTCAAACTCAACTGAGATACTCCACGAATTCTCTCCCTTAATGCGAGTATACAAGGGCGGCAGGGTGGAAAGATTAGCAGGGAAAGACATTGTAGCTGCATCAGTGGATCAAGAAACCGGTGTTGAATCCAAAGATGTGCAAATTTCACCAGAACTGGACATCTCTGGAAGGCTTTACCTGCCCAAGAAAGCCAAACAGGGAACAAAACTTCCTCTTCTGGTCTACTTCCATGGAGGAGGCTTTTTCGTCGAATCCGCCTTCTCCCCTTTTTATCATACGTACCTCAATGCAGTAGTTGCAGAAGCTGATGTTGTAGCAGTTTCAGTAAACTATCGCCTCGCTCCCGAGCACCCTTTACCGACTGCTTTTGAGGATTCTTGGATTGCACTCCAATGGGTCGCTTCGCATTTAAACGGGGAGGGTCCTGAGGCATGGCTCAGGGGCTATGCTGATTTTGATCGGGTGTTTCTTGGTGGGGATAGCGCTGGTGGTAACATAGCACACAACATGGCCTTAAAGGTCGGGCTGGAGAAGCTGAAAGGTGTCAATGTTGAAGGGATTTTTCTCAATTGTCCTTATTTTTGGGGCAAAGAGCCAGTTGGTAGTGAAGCCACAAGATTGGAGAAAAAGGGACATCTTTCTTTTTGGGATAAGTCCTATGTTGAGGCCGCTTGGCATTTTGTTTACCCAAATACCACAGGGCTAGATGATCCATTGCTGAATCCTGTGATGGAACCAAATCTTTCCAGGCTAGGCTGCAGAAGGGTGCTGGTCTGTGTTGCTGAGCAAGATATTTTGAAGGATAGGGGATGGTTTTACAAAGAAGCATTGGAGAAGAGTGAGTGGGCTGGAGATGTGGAGGTTGTGGATGTTGCAGGGGAAGATCATGTCTTCAATCTCTTCTTTCCCAAGGGAGAAAATGCTCTGTCTTTGCTGAAAAAGTTGGCTAGTTTCATCGGAAGGAATGGGGTGTAG